A window of Phycodurus eques isolate BA_2022a chromosome 5, UOR_Pequ_1.1, whole genome shotgun sequence contains these coding sequences:
- the tmem86a gene encoding lysoplasmalogenase-like protein TMEM86A, translated as MVSPVTVVKSEGPKLVPFFKATCVYFVLWLPTSSPSWFSALIKCLPIFCLWVFLLAHGFSFLGARSSARKILAGLIFSALGDAFLIWQEQGYFVHGLLMFAITHILYSSAFGMKPVNARAGLAIAAVSSVSYILLYPYLSGPFTYLVAVYIALIGFMGWRAVAGLQLANDLWTWTKLSACLGAVLFMVSDLTIAVNKFCFPVPHSRAIIMATYYAAQMLIALSAVECQDVEVARKRV; from the exons ATGGTTTCCCCAGTGACTGTG GTCAAGAGTGAAGGCCCCAAGCTGGTGCCATTCTTCAAGGCAACCTGTGTTTACTTCGTCCTCTGGCTGCCAACCTCAAGTCCATCCTGGTTTAGCGCACTTATCAAATGTTTGCCCATCTTCTGCCTCTGGGTCTTTCTGCTGGCACATGGCTTCAGCTTCTTGGGGGCTCGCTCCAGTGCCCGCAAGATCCTGGCTGGCCTCATCTTTTCTGCTCTGGGTGACGCTTTCCTCATTTGGCAGGAGCAAGGCTACTTCGTCCACG GTCTTCTGATGTTTGCCATCACGCACATCCTCTACTCATCTGCCTTTGGAATGAAGCCCGTCAATGCGCGTGCAGGCCTGGCGATCGCTGCTGTGTCCAGTGTGAGCTACATACTGCTCTACCCTTACCTGTCGGGCCCCTTTACCTACCTGGTGGCTGTCTACATTGCGCTGATCGGCTTCATGGGCTGGAGGGCCGTTGCGGGCCTGCAGCTAGCCAATGACCTTTGGACCTGGACCAAGCTGTCAGCCTGCCTGGGCGCCGTGCTGTTCATGGTCTCTGACCTCACTATAGCGGTCAACAAGTTCTGTTTCCCTGTGCCCCACTCGCGGGCTATCATCATGGCAACCTACTACGCTGCGCAGATGCTGATCGCTCTGTCAGCCGTGGAATGCCAGGATGTGGAGGTCGCGCGCAAGAGGGTATGA